A window from Candidatus Rickettsiella viridis encodes these proteins:
- a CDS encoding class I fructose-bisphosphate aldolase, whose product MAVHELEGIILQLAASGKGILAADESQTTIGKRFASLHVESTVENRRSYRELLFTTPGIEAFINGVILHEETLGQRNREGVLFPDLLDEQGILPGIKVDKGLIPLNTKEKITQGLDGLAERLVIYKNLGACFAKWRAVFTISNTLPSSLAIVANAQALARYAYICQDNGFVPIVEPELLIDGNHSLARCAEASEATLHAVFEELHKHQILLKCMILKPSMVIAGNQHMPPSSINEVAHATLKVLQHTVPTDVPSINFLSGGQTPEQATAHLNAMNKLKTAKQPWLLSFSYGRALQEPALKTWNGKAHNVKAAQRAFYKRAKLNAAACKGLYQTTMEAEDKEAELAFV is encoded by the coding sequence ATGGCCGTCCATGAACTTGAAGGAATTATCTTACAACTTGCCGCATCAGGGAAAGGAATATTAGCTGCCGATGAAAGCCAAACTACTATTGGAAAACGGTTTGCTAGTCTGCACGTAGAATCTACCGTAGAAAACCGGCGTAGTTATCGTGAATTGCTTTTTACAACCCCCGGAATTGAAGCCTTTATCAATGGCGTCATTCTTCATGAAGAAACCTTAGGTCAACGCAATCGAGAAGGCGTTCTTTTTCCTGATCTATTAGACGAACAAGGCATCCTGCCTGGAATTAAAGTCGATAAAGGACTTATTCCACTGAATACAAAAGAAAAAATAACACAAGGTCTAGATGGCTTAGCCGAAAGGCTCGTGATATATAAAAATTTAGGCGCTTGTTTCGCTAAATGGCGGGCGGTATTCACTATTTCCAATACCCTTCCTTCTTCCTTAGCCATAGTGGCAAATGCCCAAGCACTCGCGCGCTATGCCTATATTTGCCAAGATAATGGTTTTGTTCCAATTGTAGAACCTGAATTATTAATAGATGGCAACCATAGCCTTGCACGTTGCGCAGAAGCCAGTGAAGCCACCTTACATGCCGTCTTTGAAGAACTACACAAACATCAAATTCTTTTGAAATGTATGATACTGAAACCCAGTATGGTTATTGCCGGAAATCAGCACATGCCTCCTTCTAGTATCAATGAAGTTGCCCATGCAACACTAAAAGTCCTACAACACACTGTTCCTACAGATGTACCTAGCATTAACTTTCTTTCTGGGGGCCAAACACCCGAGCAGGCAACAGCGCATCTAAATGCCATGAATAAATTAAAAACCGCCAAACAACCTTGGCTTTTAAGTTTTTCTTATGGTCGCGCTTTACAAGAACCTGCCCTAAAAACTTGGAACGGAAAGGCGCATAATGTTAAAGCGGCGCAACGGGCATTTTATAAACGTGCCAAATTAAATGCGGCTGCTTGTAAAGGACTCTATCAAACTACGATGGAAGCTGAAGATAAAGAAGCCGAGCTTGCCTTTGTTTAA
- a CDS encoding ComEA family DNA-binding protein, translated as MGIYPSLLTTLLVSVLGTPALASQSIDTHVHSLAQQSTASLLARNHKEVTASVNINTADTKTLLELKGVGLKRAQTIISDRERNGPFKSVDDLMRVKGIGKKTVDQNHNKITV; from the coding sequence ATGGGTATTTATCCTTCTTTGCTAACTACTTTATTAGTTTCAGTATTAGGAACACCTGCTTTGGCAAGTCAATCTATTGATACACATGTTCATTCTTTGGCACAACAATCAACTGCGAGTTTATTGGCTCGAAATCATAAAGAGGTTACGGCAAGTGTTAATATTAATACGGCAGATACTAAAACATTGCTTGAATTAAAAGGCGTTGGTTTGAAGCGAGCACAAACTATTATTTCTGATAGAGAACGAAATGGTCCTTTTAAGTCCGTGGATGATTTAATGCGAGTTAAAGGGATTGGTAAAAAAACAGTTGATCAAAATCATAATAAAATAACTGTTTAA
- the hldE gene encoding bifunctional D-glycero-beta-D-manno-heptose-7-phosphate kinase/D-glycero-beta-D-manno-heptose 1-phosphate adenylyltransferase HldE, protein MKIQVPSFNSIRALVVGDVMLDRYWSGTTSRISPEAPVPIVHVQSIEERPGGAGNVALNMAALGAQVDLISFCGEDQAGDSLEKKLSDAGVDCYLCRMPELPTASKLRVLSLHQQLIRIDFEEPNYQLDYARLKKLFEQRLVHADVVILSDYAKGCLAHVQDLIQCARVANKPVFVDPKRNDFEPYRGATAITPNRLEFEAVVGSCKGEEALLQKGLKLLKSHDFQALLVTRGEEGMTLIRKEQPEIYLPAFAKQVYDVTGAGDTVIACFALSYAATQKDLVQAAQLANIAASIVVGKLGAATVSPAELRRATQMQQFSFHRGVLSEAELKVIVEDAKAHGEQIVMTGGCFDILHAGHVAYLEQAKRLGDRLIVAVNDDASVSHLKGSGRPVNNLEKRMAVLAGLSAVDWVVPFSEATPERLIKSILPDILAKGGDYQLKDLPEAKIVKAYGGQVKLIDMVEGCSTSRIISAIKEGGA, encoded by the coding sequence ATGAAAATTCAAGTCCCTTCATTTAATTCTATTCGTGCTTTAGTGGTCGGCGATGTCATGCTGGATCGTTATTGGTCAGGTACAACATCGCGAATTTCGCCAGAAGCACCGGTACCGATTGTTCATGTTCAATCTATCGAAGAGCGTCCTGGTGGAGCGGGTAATGTTGCTTTAAATATGGCCGCTTTAGGTGCACAGGTAGATTTAATTAGTTTTTGTGGTGAGGATCAGGCGGGCGATAGTTTAGAAAAAAAACTAAGCGACGCGGGCGTTGATTGTTATTTATGTCGCATGCCTGAATTACCAACAGCATCAAAGTTACGTGTGTTGAGTTTGCATCAGCAGTTGATACGGATCGATTTTGAAGAGCCCAACTATCAGCTTGACTACGCACGATTAAAAAAACTATTTGAGCAACGGCTTGTACATGCCGATGTGGTTATTTTATCAGATTATGCAAAAGGCTGTTTGGCGCATGTGCAAGATTTAATCCAATGCGCGCGTGTAGCTAATAAACCAGTTTTTGTTGATCCTAAGCGCAATGATTTTGAACCCTATCGAGGCGCTACGGCAATAACTCCCAATCGGCTAGAGTTTGAAGCGGTCGTAGGGTCTTGTAAAGGCGAAGAAGCTTTATTGCAAAAAGGTTTAAAGCTTTTAAAGAGTCACGATTTTCAAGCTTTGTTAGTGACGCGTGGCGAAGAAGGGATGACCTTAATTCGGAAAGAGCAACCAGAAATATATTTACCAGCATTTGCTAAGCAAGTCTACGATGTGACCGGTGCAGGCGATACAGTCATTGCTTGTTTTGCTTTAAGTTATGCGGCTACGCAAAAAGATTTAGTGCAAGCAGCACAGTTGGCGAACATCGCGGCAAGCATTGTGGTTGGGAAATTGGGTGCAGCGACGGTTAGCCCCGCAGAATTAAGACGTGCGACTCAAATGCAGCAATTCTCTTTCCATCGAGGTGTTTTGTCAGAGGCGGAGCTTAAGGTCATTGTTGAGGATGCAAAGGCACACGGCGAGCAAATTGTGATGACCGGTGGATGTTTTGATATTTTACATGCAGGTCATGTGGCTTATTTAGAGCAAGCAAAACGTTTAGGCGATCGTTTGATTGTTGCTGTCAATGATGATGCTTCAGTATCACACTTAAAAGGATCGGGACGTCCGGTTAATAACTTAGAAAAACGTATGGCGGTACTTGCGGGATTAAGTGCAGTGGATTGGGTAGTACCTTTTAGTGAGGCAACGCCCGAGCGACTCATTAAATCAATTTTGCCGGATATTTTGGCTAAAGGGGGCGATTATCAACTTAAAGATCTTCCTGAAGCAAAAATAGTAAAAGCTTATGGGGGTCAAGTTAAATTGATCGATATGGTAGAAGGCTGTTCTACTAGCCGTATTATTTCAGCAATTAAAGAAGGTGGCGCATGA
- the rfaD gene encoding ADP-glyceromanno-heptose 6-epimerase — MIIVTGGAGFIGSNLVKQLNVNYPGMPIVIVDDLTQGIKFKNINDCMVADYLDQQNFLEKIKQNKYFPKLKAIFHQGACSTTTEWNGKYMMENNFEYSKVLLHYCLSWKIPFIYASSASVYGMGHIFKEELQYEKPINVYAYSKYLFDQYVRNILPEAKSQIAGLRYFNVYGPRENHKGNMASVVLHADQQLRETGIINLFQGNEGYDDGEQQRDFIYVDDAVDINLWFLKSKKSGIYNAGTGHSESFNALAQAVIDFHGRGEIRYIPFPVSLQGCYQSFTQADLSKLKAIGYAGSFKSLAEGVKAYLSTIHKSITI; from the coding sequence ATGATTATTGTGACGGGGGGCGCTGGTTTTATTGGTAGTAATTTGGTTAAGCAGTTAAATGTTAATTATCCGGGAATGCCTATTGTTATTGTGGATGATCTTACGCAGGGTATTAAGTTTAAAAACATCAATGATTGCATGGTTGCAGATTATCTAGATCAGCAAAATTTTCTAGAAAAAATAAAACAGAATAAATATTTTCCTAAGTTAAAGGCTATTTTTCATCAAGGTGCTTGTTCTACCACCACTGAATGGAATGGGAAGTACATGATGGAAAATAACTTTGAATATTCAAAAGTATTATTACATTATTGTTTATCTTGGAAGATTCCCTTTATTTATGCTTCAAGTGCCTCTGTTTATGGCATGGGTCATATTTTTAAAGAAGAATTGCAATATGAAAAACCAATTAACGTTTATGCCTATTCTAAATATTTATTTGATCAGTACGTGCGAAATATTTTGCCAGAGGCAAAAAGCCAAATAGCAGGCTTACGTTATTTTAATGTGTATGGGCCGCGTGAAAACCATAAAGGAAATATGGCCAGCGTCGTGTTACATGCAGATCAGCAGCTAAGAGAAACGGGTATTATTAATTTATTTCAAGGAAATGAGGGTTATGACGATGGCGAACAACAACGTGATTTTATCTATGTCGACGATGCGGTGGACATTAATTTATGGTTTTTAAAGTCTAAAAAAAGCGGGATTTATAATGCAGGAACAGGACATAGTGAAAGCTTTAATGCGCTGGCCCAGGCAGTAATTGATTTTCATGGGCGGGGGGAGATTCGCTATATTCCTTTTCCAGTATCCTTGCAGGGATGTTACCAAAGTTTTACGCAAGCTGATCTTTCTAAATTAAAAGCGATAGGGTATGCCGGATCTTTTAAATCGCTTGCTGAGGGCGTAAAAGCGTATCTTTCAACTATTCATAAAAGTATTACCATTTAA